Sequence from the Qipengyuania gaetbuli genome:
AGCAGCATCGAGCCTTCATGGTTGCCCCATGCACCCGACAACTTGAAAATCAGCGGCTTGAGCGAATGCGAATTCGCCGCGACAAGCTTCACCGACAGGTCGGTTACAGCAAAGACATAGAGAAGCGCAAAGAAGGCAAAACCGGCGAGACCGCCCTGCAGCATGGCGGCTGGCCGCGCCAGACCGGCAATGCCGTCCGCCTCGCCCCCGCGCAGCGCCAGCGCCCCGCCGACGAGCTGGAGCAATGCCAGCGCTGCCGCCAGCCACAGGGCTGCATGGCCGAGTTCTGCAATCATTCGAGGCCGACCGTGGTCTCTTCGGCCATTTCGGCGGCCTGGTGCTCGCTCATGCCTTCCAGTTCGCGCGGCACGTAATTCTCGTCGTGCTTGGCAAGGAGGTTGTCGGCCACGAATGTGCCGTCCGCCCCCAGCCTGCCTTCCGCGACCACGCCCGAACCTTCGACGAAGAGGTCGGGCAGGATGCCGGCGAACCGCACGGGAATGCGCGAATCCTCGCGTCCGGTGACGGCAAAGGTCACGGTCACGCCGTCCGGCAGCGTCTCGAGCGAGCCGGGCTCGACCATGCCGCCGAGGCGTACTGCCTGGCCCGGTTCCGGCGGGTTCGCCGCCATTTGTTCGGGCAGGTAGAAATAGCTCGCCTGGTTGCGCAGCGCATAGGCGGCGAGCAGGCCAGCGCCGACCAGCGCGACCAGCGCCAGCGCAATCAGGACCAGCCTCTGGTGTTTCGCCCTCACTTGCGCCGTGCCTCCTCGCGCCGTTTTTC
This genomic interval carries:
- the ccmE gene encoding cytochrome c maturation protein CcmE, which produces MRAKHQRLVLIALALVALVGAGLLAAYALRNQASYFYLPEQMAANPPEPGQAVRLGGMVEPGSLETLPDGVTVTFAVTGREDSRIPVRFAGILPDLFVEGSGVVAEGRLGADGTFVADNLLAKHDENYVPRELEGMSEHQAAEMAEETTVGLE